In Bacteroidota bacterium, the genomic stretch ACCGATACCCAAACGCAAGATTTTCAAGGAAGAAAGTCAACAAGCCGTTCAATCCCCCTTTCCAGACCTGTCCAGAGTGAAACGAAGGAACTGAAGCGATGGAGAAGGTCGGGGAGAGGCCACGAAGCAAAGGGCGGGTGAGCCCTGTAGCGTTTCATAAACGCAACACCAAGCTTGCATTTCCTCGTCTTCTGTAGCGGAGGATGGGATTTAGAACATCGACCATAGAATACATTCTCCAGCAAGACGGGATCTATTCGCCTTGCGGATTTGAATTTAGGGAAAATATTGATTCGTGTAGTGGGGGAATGAGTTTGGGACTTGGATCAATTTTGGAATGCAGCAGTTTTTGGACAATCAGATTGGGTTGAGTTGGTTTCTCGGCTTTGAACGATCCAAAACCCAAAACTGCGTTGGAGAGATCAAGGCAATCGGAAAGGTGGTTAACATCGCCCATTGGCCACTATTGCCGTGAATCAAAATAGAGGTAATTTATCTGTTTCGCACTGACGTTGCACCGTGGCTTCGCCAAGCGGGATGCCCTGTCCTTGCATTAAACGTACCAATTTCTTTTCACCATCCAAAAAGACTTTCGTGTAGAGTCGTTTCTGCTGATTATTGGCTAATGTTTTGACCTATACATATAAGATTAATGGCAAGAATGGAAGGCATAATAGATGTGCTGACTAGACCCATGAAAAATCGTAAAGCATCCATTGTATTCACCGCTCTTATCGTAGATATCCTCAAGGTAGTATTCAGATTGAGTATCGGATATTCTGTCTGGATTCCCTAAAAAAAGAAAAAGTTCACTTCTCAATAGTCCTTGAAAAAAGCAAGATTGTTTCGCCATTTCAATCCCCATACTGCTTTTGAGGCCATTGCCGACCGATCTCCAAGAAGCTAATGCAATCGTATAATTCATATCACGGAGCAACGAATCACCAAGATTGGTCTTTTTGACAGTTAAGCTACCCAAAGTTAAGATTGAGTCAACACATTCAGAACCAACTGGATTGTGAACACTTTCCTTAACCTCGCTTTTCAATTTGCAACCTGACGCAAGAATTAACCAGAATCCAAGGCAAATTAGCGCTGCAGTTCCAAAAGAATAGTCATTTAACATTCCGATCGCAATTGAATTCAATTAAGTTTTACCGCCATTTGTAGTTTTAGGCAAATCCATCGGAAAGTCAAGCGAATTTGCTCAATGGTGTCGCTATTGTAACCCGTGAGCCAAAATTGGGCCGCGAAGGTGCCCGAGCTGCCAGACCAATGCGCCACAATCGCAAATTCGTAAGGGGCAACCACATCTGCCGCACCGAGAAGCCCCCTATCCAGAGCAAAGCGAAGGAGCTGAAGCGATGAAGAGTGATTAGCGGCACAATTGCGATTAGCCACCAAACCATTCAAGCCCCCTCTCCAAAAGCGAAGCGATGGAGAGGGTCGGGGAGAGGCCACAAAATCCAACCCTACTCAACCACCAACCGATGCGTAGCCCGACCCAGCTCCGACGAAAGCTCCACCAGATAAATCCCCGGCGCAAGATGCCCCACACCATGCGCCGTCGTGGCGCGATCCAACACCGCCTCCGACACCAGCGTGCCGGTCAGCGACCAAATCCGCAGCGCTGCATTGGCAGTGCCATGCAGTTGAACCGTAATGCGGTCCCTCGCCGGACTAGGATAAACCGTGAACATGGAGGAAATGAGCTCCGATGGCGAAATCGACGTTACCGTATTGGTATAGCGGAAAATCCTGCTGTCATAGCCCACGGTGTACCCGGTGTCGGTGGTCGGGAAATGAATTCCGTACAGCGTTCCCCCCAACAGGGTGTCTTCGACCCAGGTGGCCCCCGCGTCGCTCGTCCGGACGATCGTGCCGCCGCCGGTCGCGAAATAGCCGTGGTTGGCATCCGGGAAGGTCACATTGTACAAGCTCCAACCCACACCGCCCATGCCCGTGGACCACGTGGCACCCGCATCCGTGGTTTTCAGGACAGTGCCATAACGACCGCCCGCATGGCCCGTGGTGGGACTGGTGAATTCCACCGAAAGCAGGTCAAGAAACGTCCCCGTGTTTAACGGGTTCCAAGTGGTTCCGCCGTCCGTGGTTTTCAGGATGCGTCCCATCGTGGCCGTCACATACCCCGTATTGACATCCGTGAAATACACCCCGCTGAGATCCCCGAAGATGCCGCTGTTTTGGCCAACCCAGGTTGCACCGCAATCCGTCGTTTTGATGATCCTTCCGTAGTCACCCACCGCATAGCCAACCGTCGGACTCGGGAAGTGGACCCCATACAAAGCGTAGGAGCCATGGTCCATAAAATTGTTCCAGTGTGCGCCGCCGTCCGTGGTTTTCATGACCATGCCATAAAGAAGCCAGGTGCAGGTGTTTTCGCCAACCGCAAAGCCCGTGTCGCGGGTCGGGAAATGCACATCAAACAGGTCCGTGGTCCAGGATGCCACCCACATATCGTGCTGCAGGACCCAGTTCGCGCCGGCATCGGTGGTCTTTAAGCAGGTAGATTCCTTCCCAACCGCGTAACCCGTCGTCGAACTCGTAAAATAGGTGCTCCGAAGATCCTGGGCGGTGACAACATTCGTTTTGGAGGGCCAGGTGTTGCCAAAATCGGGGGTCCTGCGAATGGATGCGCCAAGGCCGACTGCGATACCCGTCGAACCGCTCGTAAACCACATATCCATGACCCCCATTCTGGTATAGGTAGCGACAGAATCCCAGTTCACACCGGCATCGGTGGTTTTCCAGATTCGACCGCTTCCCGCATCCCCGACGTAGGCAGTATCCGTTCCGGTCGCATAAACGGAAAGATATGTCTCGATTGCGGGGGTGGGTCTTGAATTCCAAGTGGTTCCTCCGTTGGAGGTTTGGTACACGCCGCCTGCCTGACAAGAAGCATAACCATGCGATGGGGTGGCAAAATGGATATCCTCCACAATCGGGCCCGAAGGCAGCGTTTGCGGCGTCCACGTTGCGCCTGCATCCGTGGTTTTGTAAATCAACCCGAC encodes the following:
- a CDS encoding T9SS type A sorting domain-containing protein, which encodes MKIRIFLLLLQVCVGSMLLAQASAWELQHPIPNGGDLYGVHFPSASIGYAVGYNVVMKSTDGGNSWFKVASNITYPNSWTYSAVFFTSNTTGFVAGMTGKLLKTTDGGVNWTQISVGGTDFCTSLYFTSLDTGYSATSGGRILKTTDAGATWNAISTNASNWYNGLWFTSSNTGYACGHTNYVGLIYKTTDAGATWTPQTLPSGPIVEDIHFATPSHGYASCQAGGVYQTSNGGTTWNSRPTPAIETYLSVYATGTDTAYVGDAGSGRIWKTTDAGVNWDSVATYTRMGVMDMWFTSGSTGIAVGLGASIRRTPDFGNTWPSKTNVVTAQDLRSTYFTSSTTGYAVGKESTCLKTTDAGANWVLQHDMWVASWTTDLFDVHFPTRDTGFAVGENTCTWLLYGMVMKTTDGGAHWNNFMDHGSYALYGVHFPSPTVGYAVGDYGRIIKTTDCGATWVGQNSGIFGDLSGVYFTDVNTGYVTATMGRILKTTDGGTTWNPLNTGTFLDLLSVEFTSPTTGHAGGRYGTVLKTTDAGATWSTGMGGVGWSLYNVTFPDANHGYFATGGGTIVRTSDAGATWVEDTLLGGTLYGIHFPTTDTGYTVGYDSRIFRYTNTVTSISPSELISSMFTVYPSPARDRITVQLHGTANAALRIWSLTGTLVSEAVLDRATTAHGVGHLAPGIYLVELSSELGRATHRLVVE